A single Triticum dicoccoides isolate Atlit2015 ecotype Zavitan chromosome 2A, WEW_v2.0, whole genome shotgun sequence DNA region contains:
- the LOC119358238 gene encoding uncharacterized protein LOC119358238: MKCPPPSDTDDWQSGNHRVLYGGDQTLSVTDRLPQFEEMTSGQEAIEKLSQELVGGHDLNARLLALLRRGPLDGRGQEAAVAMSQELSRVFMVSLFMLRSGDSSRVAAPGATIAEGGIDQPTPTNDIPICGGEEVTPTRKGRQNGVTCKEITASPHSDGYQWRKYGQKNIQNRKFARCYYKCMFSHDRGCRAKKTVQQQDTSGGRRPMFQVTYVNEHKCQQEVMLPRESIGGNKHTTRSGHFDPQRAKLDDDVMASCLAMVIGGAAPAGLSSSSSPPPVVRASPSDPVGGRTPTLLDVSMGLDETTVAEILCRSPFAPVKAPAAPSSSSSSLPVEAINLSDPMRAGGGLPRSTDAMSMDEIYFPCGPLFSPFAAQSTIHSVDVPTAVARFTDTDSAWPYYL, from the exons ATGAAATGCCCGCCACCGTCAGACACAGATGACTGGCAAAGTGGCAATCACAGAGTTTTATACGGAGGTGATCAGACTCTCAGCGTGACTGATCGCT TACCACAGTTTGAAGAGATGACGTCTGGGCAAGAGGCCATAGAAAAACTATCGCAGGAGCTCGTCGGCGGGCACGATCTCAACGCGAGGCTCCTGGCATTGCTGCGCCGCGGCCCCCTCGACGGACGTGGGCAGGAGGCGGCCGTCGCGATGAGCCAGGAGCTCTCCCGGGTGTTCATGGTGTCTCTGTTCATGCTCAGGTCGGGAGACAGTAGCAGAGTGGCGGCGCCAGGGGCGACCATCGCTGAGGGTGGCATCGATCAGCCGACTCCGACAAATGATATTCCTATCTG TGGTGGAGAAGAGGTTACTCCTACAAGGAAGGGTAGACAAAACGGGGTTACCTGCAAGGAGATTACAGCCTCGCCTCATAGTGATGGTTACCAGTGGAGAAAATACGGGCAAAAGAACATTCAGAACAGAAAATTTGCAAG GTGCTACTACAAATGCATGTTTAGCCATGACCGCGGTTGCAGGGCGAAGAAGACGGTGCAGCAGCAGGATACCAGCGGCGGCCGGCGTCCCATGTTCCAGGTCACCTACGTGAACGAGCACAAGTGCCAACAAGAAGTAATGCTTCCCAGGGAATCTATCGGTGGGAACAAGCACACGACAAGGAGCGGTCATTTCGATCCTCAACGCGCCAAATTGGACGACGACGTCATGGCCTCGTGCCTCGCCATGGTCATCGGCGGAGCTGCGCCTGCAGGTCTATCGTcctcatcctcaccgccgccggtCGTAAGAGCGAGCCCGAGTGATCCGGTCGGCGGGCGTACGCCGACCCTGCTGGACGTGAGCATGGGCCTGGATGAGACGACGGTGGCGGAGATCTTGTGCCGCTCGCCATTTGCTCCCGTGAAGGCACCTGCAGctccgtcttcgtcgtcgtcgtcgctgcccGTGGAAGCGATCAACTTGAGTGATCCGATGCGGGCCGGCGGCGGACTCCCCCGGAGCACGGACGCTATGTCGATGGACGAAATTTACTTCCCGTGCGGCCCGCTGTTTTCTCCCTTCGCGGCTCAGTCGACCATCCATTCGGTCGACGTGCCCACGGCTGTTGCCCGGTTCACGGACACCGACTCAGCGTGGCCATACTACTTGTGA